TATTATCACATAGTCTCCACCACTCCTAGGCATCGCGATGGACATCAGGGAGTAAACGAGGACTTGGAAAGTGAAGAGGAATGTCGATAATATCAGCCCTGGGACGAGAGCTTCCGCCGGAACTACGTAAAGCGCTATAAGATAGACGAAAACTAACGCTGTGAAGTATGCTGTGAAGTAGATATTATATATGAAGGAATCCTTAGGGTAAACCTCTCTAACTAGACCGGAGGATCTCCTCACAAAAATCGATGGTGCTTCTCCCATGATGGATCACCGATGGGTGCTCGAGACGAGTGAATATTTAATATAACCTTTTCCACGATCTCGGTTCCGATCGTAGCTTATCTCTATTCCGATCTTTTAACCGAATCCCGTAATATTGCCAATGCTACTGCTTTCAACCTCCAGGCTTAATTATTCATGATGCTCAGTGAGCCCATGCCCGAGGGTGAGCTCATAGTCATATCCGTTCTAGGGGTCGATAGACCCGGGATAGTTTCAGAGATATCCTCTGCTCTAGCTGAAGCTAATGCAAATATAGTTGATATTTCCATGACCGTTCTCAGGGGATTTTTCACGATGATAATGGTCGTCGATATCTCATCGAGTAGGAAGGGCTTGGAGGAGCTCAGGGAGGAGCTGGAAGAGAGGGGGAAGAAGGTAGGGGTCAACGTCATCCTGATACATGAGAAAGTCTTCAGGTTCATGCAGAGGGTGTGAGAATGCCTAGATATGAGGTAAATGAGATATCTGAGATATTAGAGATGCTCTCATTCCAAAATCTCGATATAAGGGCAGTGACCTTAGGGGTAGACATACTACCCTCGCTGAGGTACGATGACGTGAAGGAAGGGATAATCAGCGTGATTGAGGAGAAGGCTTCCGGCTTTAGGGAAGCTGTTGATACTGTAGCAAGGAGATTGGGGGTCAAGATAGTGACTAAGAGGTTAGCTGTTACTCCCACCTGCTACCTAGTTGACTCCTTGGCCTCAGATAAGGATGAGGCCAGGGAAGTAGCAGTTGAGATAGGTCTTTCCCTGGAGGAGGCATCCGAGGAGCTAAAATTGGATTACGTCGGCGGACATGCGGCATTCGTCGATTCAGGATTCTCTATAGGTGATTATGGAGTTATATACTCGATACCGGAGGTTCTCTCATCGAGCGAGAGGCTCTCCTCTCTAGTCAATGCCGCATCCACGGCCCACGGGATAAACATAGAGGCCGTATCCATCATGGGAGTTATAATAAAGGAGCTAGCTGAGCTCGATTATAGGGGATGCACTAGACTGGGAGTTTTCGCGAATGCTATCGGAGGGACTCCATTCATACCTGGAGCCTACCATGATGGGAGGGAGAACGATCCTGTGATAAACATCGCGATAAGCGGTCCCGGTGTCGTGGAAAGTGTGGTAAAGCTCTTAGAGGGGAAGGACCTCAGGACGATCCATGATGCGATTAAGAGGGTCGCCTTCAAGATAACTAGATTGGGCGAGCTGGTCGGGAGGGAGGTAGCTGAGGTCATGGGGGCTAAGTTCGGGTCCGTAGACCTTTCTCTAGCTCCAACACCAGCTATTGGGGATAGCGTCGCCGGGATTTTGAGAGCGATGGGGGTTGAGGAGGTTGGAGCACCTGGAAGCTTACTGGCCCTAGCGGTACTGACTGATGCTGTGAAGAAAGGTGGCGCTATGGCTACTTCCTCAGTCGGGGGGCTAAGCGGGGCCTTCATACCGGTTAGCGAGGATTCCGGTATGGCTGAAGCTATTAGGAGGGGAGCCCTCAACCTTCAAGCCCTCCTCTCTATGACGGCTGTTTGTAGCACGGGCATCGATATGGTGCCGATACCCGGGGAGGTTGAAGCTGATAAGATCTCCGCGATAATAGGGGACGTGATGGCCTTGGCTGTTACTTTAGATAAGGTCCTCGGAGTTAGGCTAATTCCAGTACCCGGAGCTAAGGAAGGAGATGAAGTAGATTTTGGGGGTATCCTTGGATCTTCCCCTGTCCTTGGAGTCCCCAGGTTTGATTCCAAGGTTCTATTAGCTAGAGGAGGTATAGTTCCCCCTATGGTCAACAGGCTCCTGAGGGGGTAGTATGAAGGTCCTGAAGTTCAAGGGGAAATATAAGAGTTGGATAATCTCTGGGAGGAAGAGGAGCACGATAAGAATGGAAACGAGCCTCAATCCTGGAGATTTAGTTTACTTAGAGGCAGGGGAGGAGAGGATAGGTGAAGCTATAATAAGGGAGGTGAGGGAGCTCAGCTTAGGGGAGATTGACGACGACCTAGCGAGGGAGGATGGATTCCAGAGCGTTGATGATCTCATAGATGAGCTCATATCAATATATGGGGATGAGATTTTTAATAGGAGGTTGAAGCTGATAAGGTTCGATCTGATCGGGAGGGATTAGATGTTCTTCATGCCACAAGCGAGGGTGGAGAGGGATAATGACGTTATAATCGTTGGAGGAGGCCCCGGGGGCCTTACAGCCGCTATCTACCTAGCTAGATACGGGCTGAAGGTTTTAGTCATTGAGAAGAGCGTGCCAGGTGGCAAGATCAATATAAATCCGGTTATAGAGAACTATCCTGGCTTCGAATCGATAAGCGGGGAGGAGCTGGGGAGGAGGATGCACGAGCACGCGCTCAAGTCCGGGGCGAGGATACTCTCACCCGAGGAAGTAGTGAAGCTTGAGTTAACCGGGGAGCTAAAGAGAGTTTATACGAGCTCAGGCAAGGAGTTTCAGGCTAGAGCTTTGATCATAGCTACGGGAGCTGAGGAGAGGAAGCTTGGGATACCTGGAGAAGGGGAGTTCTTCGGGAAGGGAGTTAGCTACTGCGCTGTATGCGATGGGCCCCTCTTCAAGGGGAAGAGGGTTATAGTAGTCGGAGGTGGAAATACGGCTGCAATATCATCCATCTATTTATCTAAGATCGCTAAAGAGGTTATCTTAGTCCACAGGAGGTCCTCGATGAGGGCTGAGAAGGCGTTAGTTGATAACTTGATGAGCAGGGAGAACGTCAAGTTCCTATTCAATAGCGTCCTGACAGCTATAGTTGGGGAGGGTAGGGTTGAGGGAGCTAGAGTCAGGGACTTGGAGAGCGGGGAGGAGAGCTTCATCGAAGCCGATGGCGTCTTCATACTGATAGGAGTGGAACCGAATAGCAAAATAGCTAGAGAGGCTGGAGTGGAGACTGATGAGAGGGGATTCATAAAGGTCGATTGCTGGCAGAGGACGAACATCCCAGGCGTTTATGCTGTGGGTGATGTCACGGGGGAGCCATTGCAGATAGCTAAAGCAGTTGGGGATGGGGTGAGAGCTGCAGTCGATATATACGATAGGATATTCGGAGGGTCTTACGCTAGGGCATCATCACAGGGACCTTCCCGAACCTCCTGAGCTCGATTTGCTCCCCTGGTTCGGCATCAGCCAAGATTATCCTGAGCCCTATGGTCCTACCTTTAACGCGGCTAGATGCTATCACATCCCTTATCAGCTTAGCTAAATCTTCCCTCCCGACGCTCAGGGGTAGCAAGACCATATCGAGACCGGCCAAGCAATAAGGTGTTAGTAGAGCCAAATCCCTAGCTCTCATCTCTAGCCTTAACGATAGCTCCTTCAGGAGGTCATCCTCTGCCATCGGCAGCATAGTCTCATTGAAGCCGATCCTCCTCATCCCCTCCGATGACTCCAATATGGCCTCATTTATCTCCAAGAGAGCCGAGGGCGTTCCCGGTCCTAAGAATGGGGATCTCGCGACTAGGCTGACTACCTCAGCTGCGCTCTCCTCCATCCAAGGGCTCAGGGAGAAATCTATCCCTATTATAGGGACAGCTTCACCTAATTCTCCTACCGCTTCCTCGACCCTACGCTCAGCCTCCCCGAAAACTCTCGAGAGGGCATACCTGAGAGTTAAATCCGGCTCCTCAGCTTCAGTTAAAGCCCCGTAGAGATCCGATGGGTAGAGGAGGGAGAAGCTCAATCCGAAATTTTCAGATTTAGTCAGTGGAAAATAGGGTGTTTCCGGTGGCTCTCCTGACCCCAGAGCGAACATAGTCGCATATTCAGGCCCAAGTTCCTCGGATATCCTGAAGAGGAATTCAGAGGCTCTGTAGATCTCAGAGGGATCGCTGCTAAGGGATATTGAGGTGAAATAACCACTTTTGAGTAGATTCCATGCTATTTCAAATGCTTTAGATCCCCTCCCGGAATAAGCGGCCTTGAGATCCAGGCTCACTTCATCATAAGCCTTGGGGAGCACGACTCTAGCGGAGAGCGAGTTCAGCTTAGAGGATAGCTTCGTTAGGTAATCGGAATAGGAGGAATAGAGCTCGGGATCATTTAAGTGGAGGGTCACAGCTCTGAATATCATAATGGAGATCATCGGAGCGATATTATAAGCTTTTACGGGACCACTCATCTCAATGCTAGCCTCGGTAAATTTTTTATAAGGGGACATCAGCTCATCTGAGGTGGAACAGTTTGGCGGATGAGGGAAGGATTAGGGGACTAATCACGGATATCTTGGCCTTAATACTATCATATTCCCTCGGAGCCTTCATCAGGATCCTCCCTACTTTCAAGTACGGGGCCAACTTAACGGCTGATGATCCCCTCCTCCACTATAGAATAACTGATTACTTAGTCAAGACGGGCCATCTGCCGAGCTACGATCCCCTCTCCTGGCACCCATGGAGCTACAACCCTACTGAAGTACTCCCAGTCCTCCACTATTACACTGGGGCAGCTATATACAAGCTAGTCTCCCTCTTCGGCTTCAAAGACCTCTATACGGTGGTAGTTTACATACCCGCTTTCTTCGCTCCCCTCATCGTAATCCCCCTCTACTTAACAGCTAAGGAGCTTTGGGGGAGAGAAGCTGCGGTGATCTCAGCTTTCTCAATCTCCCTATCTTGGGCTTACCTCAGCAGATCCCTAGCGGGTTGGTACAGGCATGAGCAGTTCGCGATACCCCTTCTCATGGCATCCCTCTATTTCACGCTGAAAGCTATGAGGACTGATGAGGACTGGAAAGTCATAGTATACTCGGGTTTGAGCGGAGCTTTCTTAGTGTATGCCTCAGGTGTATGGGCCGGCTTCAGGGCCCTTTACGATGGGTATGCCCTCATCCTATTCTTATTGCTCCTCTTAGATAGGCTGGATTGGAGGAAAGCCCTCGCATTGGGAATACCCCCTCTCTACGTACTCATAGCATCTTTAGGCGCTCTATCGAATTTAGCTTACAGGAAGCTCTACATGAGTTTCGAGAGCACACTAGTATGGGCATCCCTACTCGCAGCTCTCGTCTACTTGCTCTCTGAGAGGATTCCCAAGGTAGCTGGGAGGAGGAGGGAGGTATCTGTAGTAGCTGGCGTCGCCCTCCTCGCTATATTCCTGGGCCTCGGGATATATCAGCCCCTGACAGGCAGGCTCATGAGAGTGCTCTTCCCCTCTGTCAAGTTGCCTCAGGGGAACGTAGTTGAGACAGTAGCTGAGCATGGAGCTGGTGAGAGCTTCGAATCTTTCACCACTCTCCTCATTCCAGCTTCTTTAGGTCTCTTCTTCCTGATAATAGAGAGGTGGAGGAAAGATGAGGAGCTGACGCTCGCATTGATGACCTTAATTTCCCTGTACTTCGCGGTCAGCATAGTGAGGCTTCCTCCCTTGGCTGCCCCCTTCCTAGCTTTATGCGCTGGCTACTTCACCCAGAGGCTCCTCATATTCTCCGAGCCTTATATCAAGAGGGTTAGAGCTCTGGAGAGATCTAAGGGGAGGAGAGGTGCTTCTCTTCCTCTCAAAAGGAAGATTTACATGCTGAGAGTACCGATAATCCTCATGCTGATCCTCGTAATACTCCCTGTAGCGCTACAGGGACATATAAGGGAGTACGGAGGGAATCTATATAGCTACGCTCTATCATATGAGGAAGCGATGAGCTATCCTTTAGGCTTCAGCGAGGGATGGATCGATGCCCTGAATTGGTTGAAGAGTAACACTAAGCCGGAGGAGATAGCGATATCTTGGTGGGACTACGGTTACTGGATGCAGTTCGGCTCGGGGAAGGTCACTATAGCAGATGGTTTGACGATAAACTCCAGCCAGATAGCTCTAATAGCTAAGGGCTTCATGGGGCCTGAGGAGAGGATGCTAGACCTCGCGAGCAGGATGAACGCGAGCTATGTGGTCGTCGATGTCCCCGCGGAAGTCGGGAACTTCCAAGGGGGAGGGAAGTGGATAGCTATAGCTTGGATAGCAGGGGAGTTCCAGTATAGCCCCTACAGGTCGGATGAATCGAGCAAGTGGCTCACCCAAGACTTGAGGAAGTTCTTCTATTACGATAGTATGTCAGGGAGGTATATACCGACCGATTACGCCCTCAACACCACCCTATACAAGATGGCTCTCGCTTCGATAGGTTTCGGTAAGATGAACTACTTCGAGCTCGTTCACGTCGGTAAGAATCAGGGGTACGTGGAGGTAGCTATATTCAAGGTGAAGGGAGGATGAGCCTATCTTACTTCGAGAGGAGGGATCCGATAGAGAGAGAGGTTTTCATGAATTTGAGGGAGATGTTCTTATCCGAAGCCGACGATGAGCACATAAAATCTCTTCAATCTTTCTCCTTCGCTATGATAAAGCCTGATGCTTTCGCAAGGGGCTTAGCGCCGGAGATAGTTGAGAGGCTCAGGGAGAACTTCGTAATAGGGGCTATAAAACTGACCGAGATGGATGCTCAGATGATAGACGAGCTTTACATGTTCGTGAAGCAGAGATACAGGGATTCTTGGTGGATAATGCCTAAGGTCTTCAGCCAGGCTCCTGTAGTGGCTATCATGCTAGTCAGCGAATCCGGGGAGTCCTGCCTCAAGCTGAGGGAACTCGTGGGACCCACTACTCCAGAGGCAGGGAAGCCGGGGAACCTGAGGTATGATATGAAGGGAGCTAACAGGGCCCTGAATATAATACATGCTTCTGATGATCCGGCCTCAGCCATAAGGGAAGCTCTAGTCTTCTTCGAGATGGATGAAGTATTGGATGCGATACTCTCCGAGGAGGATGCTAGCTTCGATCCCGATGAATTAGTTCCTGAGGAGCCTGTGAATCTATCTAGGTGGAAGAGCTTCAACTCGATAAAGAGCGAAGCCCTCGAATTCCTGGAGTCCGGCAGATCCAGGCTTCAGGAAGCTCTAGATAGGGAAGCCGAGATAGTAGCTAAGGATCTACCTCTAGATGATGAGAGATTGGCTTTAATGGAGGTAGAGGCTGAGATATCCTTCCTCTCATCTAAGATCTTAAGTGATCTGAATTCGGAGCTCGTGAGGATAGCTAGGATGCCGGCTTCCCTCAGCAAGGGTAAGCTGGCTGAGAGGATGGAGGACTCAATCATAGCCCTCAAGATAATCGAGCTGCTCAGCGATGAGTTGAAACTATCTAAGGAGAGGGATTTCGATAGGATACTGCTATCGGCTATCTCAATGGGCCTCATAAACTCGGAATGGGAGGAGGTGCTCCTCCACAGCACTTGGGCAGTCATGCCCCAGATGATCGGGGATCTGAGGAGGGTCAATAAACCTCTCCTCTCAGTGGAAACGGAAACATTATAATTGGGAAAAGCTATCGTTATCGAGATGTTGATACAACCGTGCGAAGTCATAGTGAAGACGCTTATACCTTCCGTCAGGGCGGCTGTCTCGAGGGAGCTGATAGAGAAGCACGGCTTGAGGCAGGTGGATGTAGCGAATTTCTTGGGAGTTACGCAAGCTGCGATAAGTCAGTACATGAGGGGGGCGAGGGGAGGGATAATGGACTTGAGCTCGGATGAGGAGGTAATGGAAGTGGTTAGGAGGATCGCTGAGGGCATAGTCAAGGGGGATCTGGATAAATACGAGATATCCTTGCTA
The sequence above is drawn from the Candidatus Korarchaeum cryptofilum OPF8 genome and encodes:
- a CDS encoding ACT domain-containing protein, with amino-acid sequence MPEGELIVISVLGVDRPGIVSEISSALAEANANIVDISMTVLRGFFTMIMVVDISSSRKGLEELREELEERGKKVGVNVILIHEKVFRFMQRV
- a CDS encoding PFL family protein, with the translated sequence MPRYEVNEISEILEMLSFQNLDIRAVTLGVDILPSLRYDDVKEGIISVIEEKASGFREAVDTVARRLGVKIVTKRLAVTPTCYLVDSLASDKDEAREVAVEIGLSLEEASEELKLDYVGGHAAFVDSGFSIGDYGVIYSIPEVLSSSERLSSLVNAASTAHGINIEAVSIMGVIIKELAELDYRGCTRLGVFANAIGGTPFIPGAYHDGRENDPVINIAISGPGVVESVVKLLEGKDLRTIHDAIKRVAFKITRLGELVGREVAEVMGAKFGSVDLSLAPTPAIGDSVAGILRAMGVEEVGAPGSLLALAVLTDAVKKGGAMATSSVGGLSGAFIPVSEDSGMAEAIRRGALNLQALLSMTAVCSTGIDMVPIPGEVEADKISAIIGDVMALAVTLDKVLGVRLIPVPGAKEGDEVDFGGILGSSPVLGVPRFDSKVLLARGGIVPPMVNRLLRG
- a CDS encoding ASCH domain-containing protein, coding for MKVLKFKGKYKSWIISGRKRSTIRMETSLNPGDLVYLEAGEERIGEAIIREVRELSLGEIDDDLAREDGFQSVDDLIDELISIYGDEIFNRRLKLIRFDLIGRD
- the trxB gene encoding thioredoxin-disulfide reductase, producing the protein MFFMPQARVERDNDVIIVGGGPGGLTAAIYLARYGLKVLVIEKSVPGGKININPVIENYPGFESISGEELGRRMHEHALKSGARILSPEEVVKLELTGELKRVYTSSGKEFQARALIIATGAEERKLGIPGEGEFFGKGVSYCAVCDGPLFKGKRVIVVGGGNTAAISSIYLSKIAKEVILVHRRSSMRAEKALVDNLMSRENVKFLFNSVLTAIVGEGRVEGARVRDLESGEESFIEADGVFILIGVEPNSKIAREAGVETDERGFIKVDCWQRTNIPGVYAVGDVTGEPLQIAKAVGDGVRAAVDIYDRIFGGSYARASSQGPSRTS
- a CDS encoding DUF711 family protein, yielding MIFRAVTLHLNDPELYSSYSDYLTKLSSKLNSLSARVVLPKAYDEVSLDLKAAYSGRGSKAFEIAWNLLKSGYFTSISLSSDPSEIYRASEFLFRISEELGPEYATMFALGSGEPPETPYFPLTKSENFGLSFSLLYPSDLYGALTEAEEPDLTLRYALSRVFGEAERRVEEAVGELGEAVPIIGIDFSLSPWMEESAAEVVSLVARSPFLGPGTPSALLEINEAILESSEGMRRIGFNETMLPMAEDDLLKELSLRLEMRARDLALLTPYCLAGLDMVLLPLSVGREDLAKLIRDVIASSRVKGRTIGLRIILADAEPGEQIELRRFGKVPVMMP
- a CDS encoding STT3 domain-containing protein codes for the protein MADEGRIRGLITDILALILSYSLGAFIRILPTFKYGANLTADDPLLHYRITDYLVKTGHLPSYDPLSWHPWSYNPTEVLPVLHYYTGAAIYKLVSLFGFKDLYTVVVYIPAFFAPLIVIPLYLTAKELWGREAAVISAFSISLSWAYLSRSLAGWYRHEQFAIPLLMASLYFTLKAMRTDEDWKVIVYSGLSGAFLVYASGVWAGFRALYDGYALILFLLLLLDRLDWRKALALGIPPLYVLIASLGALSNLAYRKLYMSFESTLVWASLLAALVYLLSERIPKVAGRRREVSVVAGVALLAIFLGLGIYQPLTGRLMRVLFPSVKLPQGNVVETVAEHGAGESFESFTTLLIPASLGLFFLIIERWRKDEELTLALMTLISLYFAVSIVRLPPLAAPFLALCAGYFTQRLLIFSEPYIKRVRALERSKGRRGASLPLKRKIYMLRVPIILMLILVILPVALQGHIREYGGNLYSYALSYEEAMSYPLGFSEGWIDALNWLKSNTKPEEIAISWWDYGYWMQFGSGKVTIADGLTINSSQIALIAKGFMGPEERMLDLASRMNASYVVVDVPAEVGNFQGGGKWIAIAWIAGEFQYSPYRSDESSKWLTQDLRKFFYYDSMSGRYIPTDYALNTTLYKMALASIGFGKMNYFELVHVGKNQGYVEVAIFKVKGG
- a CDS encoding nucleoside-diphosphate kinase; translated protein: MSLSYFERRDPIEREVFMNLREMFLSEADDEHIKSLQSFSFAMIKPDAFARGLAPEIVERLRENFVIGAIKLTEMDAQMIDELYMFVKQRYRDSWWIMPKVFSQAPVVAIMLVSESGESCLKLRELVGPTTPEAGKPGNLRYDMKGANRALNIIHASDDPASAIREALVFFEMDEVLDAILSEEDASFDPDELVPEEPVNLSRWKSFNSIKSEALEFLESGRSRLQEALDREAEIVAKDLPLDDERLALMEVEAEISFLSSKILSDLNSELVRIARMPASLSKGKLAERMEDSIIALKIIELLSDELKLSKERDFDRILLSAISMGLINSEWEEVLLHSTWAVMPQMIGDLRRVNKPLLSVETETL
- a CDS encoding transcriptional regulator; the encoded protein is MLIQPCEVIVKTLIPSVRAAVSRELIEKHGLRQVDVANFLGVTQAAISQYMRGARGGIMDLSSDEEVMEVVRRIAEGIVKGDLDKYEISLLTCEICYRVRRKGLYRSSGVKMKGKYKEAIDLVCREYDEMRERSGILERLK